The genomic interval CTCTGATACAGAACATATATTGCCAATTTTTATTATTTCCTTCACAGCATCAACTTGAGGTATTTTGAGATCTAGTTCAACCATTACTTTTCTATAGATTCGCGCAACTTCCTTTTCTTTTAGGTTAGTGATTTTTGAAATTTCTTTCAATGTTCTTGGGATGCCCATTTCTCGACAAGCGATGTATGAAGCTACGGCTAAAGCACCCTTTATCGTTCTGCCTTTGATTAACTTTCTTTCTTGAATTTTTCTATACAGATATGCTACTTTCTCAATCACATGCTCGGGTAGACCCAATGCGTCCTTCATCGTATATAGATGCACGAAAGCTGCTTGCAGGTTTCTCTTTGATGAATCGTTTGTCTGAGTTCGAGTATCCCAAGTTCTCCAGCGACCAATTCTAGTTCGCATTGACATATCTATCTGTCGACCTGATGCATCTCTATTTATTTTACCTATCACTGTTGATAACCCTCTATCGTATTTTGCCAATGATGTCGGTGCCCCTGTCCTGGATCTAAAATTTACTTCTTCGGAATCGGTGTTAATCCAACCAGAGCTTTCTTGCTGATGTGGGTCGATTATGACGGTACCACATGCAGTACAAATCAGCTCACCTGATTCTTGATCGGTAATTATATTAGTAGGTCTACTACATAATGGACATAAGATAGATGAATACGAATTTATTAATTTTTGACTCATTTTGATATTTTCCTCCACATTTCGAGTCCCTTATATAAGGGCAAACCGGCATTTTATCGTTTCTATGATAAAAATCATTATTTAGTGGCTTTAGTTATAGTTTATTTTCATTTTATCAAATTGGAACATATAGAAATTTAGATATCAATTTCTTTTTTTTAAAAATTTTTTACTCTTTCTTGAGTACTATAATGATACGCTAATAACAACTGCGTTTGCTGAGTAATTTTAAAAAATTAATAAGCAATATTTAATCTTTGCATAAATGTATTTTATATTAATAATTTCGACACAAACTTACTTTTTTATGGCTTTTAATAAATGGTAGGCTTAGAAAATTGGTTCTACTTAAGGTTAACAAGTAAGTTTCTTCATAAAAATTACTAAGCAAAGATATCTGCACAACAGGTTTTTCTCTTCTGAATCTAAAAGAAGCATACAAGTATCTGAGGTCACATAGTTGTGACAGAGACTAATTTTATCATAAAACAAGTTTATGAGCTCGATTCTAAGTTTAGATGTAAAACTAGGTTCCTAACCAATGAAAATGATTCTATACATTATGCGTATCAGTTGTTTTTTAAGCGAAATTATTTTATATTGCCAACACTAGGGAAAACTATGAAAATCGTTTTATTCCTTTTGATGGCTATTGCAACACCTCTTTTTTTAGGTCCAGTGATGGTATATGGACAGGGACTCAATAATAATACAGCAAACAATTCGGACAGCCAAATTGGAGGTTTATCATCTGAATCCGTAGATTTAGCAAATTCCAATGCTACCAATCAGATAATTAACTCAACTAGTAATCAAAACGTATCTGGAGGTTTATCATCTGAATCCGTAGATTTAGCAAATTCCAATGCTACCAATCAGATAATTAACTCAACTAGTAATCAAAACGTATCTGGAGGTTTATCATCTGAATCTGTGAGGGATTCGATGTATTAGATCTTTAGTTTCCTATCAATTCCCCCGTTTCTGTGGATGTTTCTGTAATATTCTATCGGTTTTATTGCCAACGCAGGTTTCGAACCCAAATCTGAGAAAACTTTATCAAAAAAGACCGCAAAAACATATTGTTGAATCACCATGACTTAACTCTTGGTATGATTAAAGATCAGGTAGTAAAATGCCTGCTTTGTGATTTATCGAAAAATAGAATCAACGCTGTACCAGGGAATGGTAATATCACAGATAAAGTAATGATAATAGGAGAGGCGCCCGGAAAAAACGAAGATTTAATCGGTGTTCCTTTTGTGGGCAGTGCTGGCAAAATATTAGATAAGGCGTTACAAGAAGGAGGTCTCGAAAGGAACGATGTCTATATAACTAATGTTGTGAAATGTAGACCACCCAATAATAGAGTTCCGACCGACAACGAAATTCAAATCTGTACCAGTAAGTACCTCAAAAATGAAATTACCCTCATTTCTCCAAAAGTTATTTGCATATTAGGTGCTACGGCGCTAAAATCCCTTTTGGGCTTTGAGCACATGAGTAAATATAGAGGTAAAATTATTAACGTGGAACCCCATCGATACTTCATTACCTATCACCCGGCAGCTACTCTATACAATACAAAATTAAAGCAAGTTTTTTTTGAAGATATTCATAAGTTGTCAAGTATAATAAAAGCAGATACATATACGATGGATAGATATTTCTCATAGTAATTCTTTTGCTATTAATCACGATTTATGCAACCTCGCCAAAGACAGCAGTGAGGTACAAAAATTAGCATGTATTTTATATTTGATGATGTTTGAATGAGTTCTAAGATCTGCTCAAATATGGGATCTATTTGCTTAAACTTTGTTATTTGTCTAGTTATGAAATGTTGAACATTTTTTAAGCTAAAACTCTTATAGTTACTAAATATAGATAATTGATAACTTCGGGTAAGAGGCATCAAAAATACTTTTAATAAAACTATTTGCTCGCTCTAGTGTTACTTGTCAAGGTTTAAACAATCCTAAAGTTTCTAAAAAAATTCAGGTAGAATTTCTAAGGTAGGGAAGGGAATCCGAAAATATGACGTTAAGAATATTATTCTCAAAAATATTACAAATAGAATCGAAGATATTGATTCTCTGTAAAAGTGTAGAAATAAATTGTTTGACAACATTAAAAAGAAAATGAAAATGTCTTAGTTATAGAAGTGAATCGGGCTCTTACTAACAAAGACGCGAATTCAGTTTACCTCAGAGTAGCCATTACTGAGCCGATTTTATTGACCTGTATCGATGGGGCATCCTTACCTGAAATTTGTCTAAGTGTACAAAAATTAACTCCGGCAACAGAACCTGCGATAAAAAATTATATTTACCATTTAATAAATAGCATTTTGATATCATATAAAGGAATAATGAAAATGTTTTTTATTACCCCAAGAGGACTAGACATGTTAGAAATAATATATTATCAACGAAGAAGAACTGACATGGATTTTTCGGCACTCACTATTAAATTGGAATAGATTAGCCAACTAGATTATTTTTGTATTAAGTAAATGCCTATAATACAGTATCAATAATTTCGGTAGTAAAGTGATACTAAATCGCAAATTGTCTGATATATTTAATGGTAAAATATATCACAACTCTGAAAATCACAATCAATAAGATTTTGTATGATCGAGATGATCAAAGACATTTAATGAATTAAAAATTTGCATTCAAGATTGAAAAAACTTACAATAATTCGGATTGCATACCTGTCGAATTTAATTTTATGCACTCTCCATTTACCCACCTAGATGAAGTGGCTATTTGACGGCTATTTGACGGCTATTTGACGGCTATTTGACGGCTATTTGACGGCTATTTGACGGCTATTTGACGACTATTTGACGACTATTTGACGACTATTTGACGGCTATTTGACGGCTATTTGACGGCTATTTGACGACTATTTGACGGCTATTTGACGACTATTTGACGGCTATTTGACGGCTATTTGGCACTGATTAAATTCGCTATATCGTTTGGCACAGCCATGGATGCCAAGTCGAGTAACGGGCCATACCAGATACCAAATATGACCATAAATCCTAACGCAAATAGCAATACCGCTACCATCGGCTTGGGTTCTTTTTGTCTCACTCGATTCTCCCCTTCTTCCATGTACATTTTTCTAATGATCCATGCGTAGTATCCTAATGATAGGGCACTATTGAGAACACCTGCTATCGCCAAATATGGTCCCCACCATACTTGTTCTCCACTGTCAATTGCAGCACCAAAAATTAAATATTTACCCCAAAAACCATTTAGTGGAGGTACACCTGCCAGCGCCAACAAAGCAATGGCAAGAACAAGAGCTGTAATTGGCATCCTATACCCTAACCCCTTGTACTTTTCTAATGTGTATCCTGCTAGAGTAATAATAACTGCTGCTGCTGCTATAAACGCTGCTGACTTCATTACCGCGTGGTTCAATATTTGCAGCAAAGATGCATCAAGTCCAAAATTAGAATATGGCGCTACCGAAAGTCCAATCAAAATATAGCCCGCCTGTGCGATACTAGAATACGCCAAAATTCTTGGAATAGATTTCTGAGTTAATGCCCCTAAGTTACCTAAGGTCATGGTAAAAATCGCGATAATGGCAAGGGTAAATGTCCAGTGTACATTTAATGCGATTAATCCTATAACAATAACCCTTATTGCAGCAGCAAATCCAGCTTTTTTAGTTCCTGCTGCAAGTAAGGTTGCAATTGTGGTTGGCGCTCCAGAATAGGTATCTGGAAGCCACATGTGGAATGGAACAAGGCCCATCTTAAACCCAAACCCAGCAATAAATAAGCCTACGGCCAAGAGAGCAAATGGCATCAATTGAGGATTTAGTTCTGCCATTGC from Candidatus Nitrosocosmicus hydrocola carries:
- a CDS encoding transcription initiation factor IIB, whose amino-acid sequence is MSQKLINSYSSILCPLCSRPTNIITDQESGELICTACGTVIIDPHQQESSGWINTDSEEVNFRSRTGAPTSLAKYDRGLSTVIGKINRDASGRQIDMSMRTRIGRWRTWDTRTQTNDSSKRNLQAAFVHLYTMKDALGLPEHVIEKVAYLYRKIQERKLIKGRTIKGALAVASYIACREMGIPRTLKEISKITNLKEKEVARIYRKVMVELDLKIPQVDAVKEIIKIGNICSVSEKSKRAAIRTLIGIMKTESAAGKNPMGLAGAALYLACKDNDEELTQAKIAEVAGVTEVTLRHDLDLILHLPELVVRN
- a CDS encoding uracil-DNA glycosylase; this encodes MIKDQVVKCLLCDLSKNRINAVPGNGNITDKVMIIGEAPGKNEDLIGVPFVGSAGKILDKALQEGGLERNDVYITNVVKCRPPNNRVPTDNEIQICTSKYLKNEITLISPKVICILGATALKSLLGFEHMSKYRGKIINVEPHRYFITYHPAATLYNTKLKQVFFEDIHKLSSIIKADTYTMDRYFS
- a CDS encoding NADH-quinone oxidoreductase subunit N, which translates into the protein MIDIFSTPAIVTVILGSVALLIPILDALNKERGSKNKVYSAIAFGALALALAVVIYRIFSGENLPALSLTNSGVIADDIFGAFFSIAFLIVSIMVTVSSWSYMKKKSNHAAYYSLILLSSIGMILIGYSTDFVMLLVAWELMSIPTYALAAFNKRDPVSNEASIKYFLFGALSSAIIILAMGIVYGLTGTTNIYDSIVAMAELNPQLMPFALLAVGLFIAGFGFKMGLVPFHMWLPDTYSGAPTTIATLLAAGTKKAGFAAAIRVIVIGLIALNVHWTFTLAIIAIFTMTLGNLGALTQKSIPRILAYSSIAQAGYILIGLSVAPYSNFGLDASLLQILNHAVMKSAAFIAAAAVIITLAGYTLEKYKGLGYRMPITALVLAIALLALAGVPPLNGFWGKYLIFGAAIDSGEQVWWGPYLAIAGVLNSALSLGYYAWIIRKMYMEEGENRVRQKEPKPMVAVLLFALGFMVIFGIWYGPLLDLASMAVPNDIANLISAK